ACCCGTTGGTCGGCCCACGCGGTCCAGGCACCACTGCCCGTCTTCTTCCGGAACTTCAACCGGTATTTCTCGCCCGTCTCATATACCTGGAAACCATAGCCGTACACGATCTCCAACCCGGCCGTGATCCCGCCCACATACCATTTCGGCGAGAGCAGCTCCTCGTTGTTACTGATATTCCCGCTGCCCGCATCATCATCCGAATAGTAGGCATAGTAGCTACCAAAATCTGGTGGTGTGTACGAGCCCAGGTCCGTGGACGTGCCCACGGTCCACAGGTAGGCATCGCCGTTGCCGTTGACCACGGTCCAGCCCGCCGGCATGCTGGCGCTGATAAAATGCTCCTCAAACAACGTGTCCACGATCACCGCACCCGATGGCACCAGGATCACGCTGTCACCCTGCACCATTGTCGCGGAAAACGTGTTGAACCCGAACTGCGCGGCCGTAGTCTGGTACCAGGAACAAGTCGCGGCGGGCAAACTCGTATCAACCGTTAAAGAACGCGATATCGTGTACTGCGTCCAGTACCCGGAACCTGATGGATCCGTGCACTTCACCTTCCACCAGTAGGTCGAACCGTTGGCCAGGTTGGACGGGAAATTGAAATCAACCACAGCCCCGCTCGCGTAATTGGCCGTGGTCGAACTCTCCGGGCTGGCAAATGTCGGATCCGTGTCCCACATTACCCGGTACCGGATCTGGTCGCCGTCGGGATCCGTGGACGTGAAAGTCAAGGTCGGGTTGAGGTCGGGTAAACGACCGAAATCCAACGGTTTTGTGACCGTCGGTGTCGCCGGCATGCCGGCAGCTATTACCACCACTTTCTTCAGTCCTGAAAAATCCCCCCAATCCCACATCGCATTGTCACCGCGCACATAGAAATAAAATTCACCGATCGCATGGCTTGGGAAAGAATAAAGTGTATCGGTTATACTGCTCGAGATCGAGGTAACGTTTGCGAACAGACATACCGGCCTGATATCGTCTACATAGAACCCGCCATTATTAGTACCGCCGTCAGACATCGCCCTGAACCTGATATAGATCGACTTGCCGATCCAGTTTGTCAGTGAAAAAGCCTTTCTGGTCCAGGTTGTCTGCGTTCCGGTAAACCTCATGGTGTCGAGATTGGACCATTCCGTGGTGTTCTCCGAAACCTCCACGACCGCCACATCATAGTTGTTTTCCATGTTGTAGTAGCACCAGAAGGTCACGGAATCATTCGTCTGTACAATATAAGGATGCGCGGTGTACATGGCGCTGTTCATATCGCTCGTATTGCCTGAAAAAAGACTGTGCGTCGCTGAATGCGACTGGCTCGTTGACAACGTAAATCCATTAAGGATCCAACAGCTGGTACCCGATTCAAGGCTGTCCAGCACCACTGAAGGGTTCGATAGTTCCACAAGTTCCCACCTGGTGGGATGGTTATCAGCCGTATTCTTTGGCTGCCATGTGATAGCGAAGCTGGCCGGAACCGTATCGCCGGCGTGGACAATGGGTGCCGGCACAATGCCTTCGCACATCAGGACTATCGAATCTGTATAGTGAGCCAGATATTTTAGTGCCTTGAAATTCTGCCGGACGATATTATCAAGATCGCCCACCGGCTGGTAAAAACTGGTCCCGACCTCGGTCGTATAGGAAAGATTGGAAACGCCGTTCACCCAATGATTCCATGA
This is a stretch of genomic DNA from bacterium. It encodes these proteins:
- a CDS encoding M14 family zinc carboxypeptidase — its product is MKTITLTILMLSAFAFSQAPDMIVRVYAPSWQSLKLISEKSLDIAAAHAGEWYDIVADQKTLDRIKSSGLTYEITIYSIAAEKEKVRGQYHSYAEVTQLLRNMASTYPSICKMDSLPIRTYQGRWLYGVKISDEPNIEDPNEGGFLVDGAHHSREWATIETVLFFADSMLRAYGVVPEITNTINTTEIYCFPVINVDGFVYDYPGQLMWRKNREPFGGTTGTDCNRNYAGCCDNIQGDWGAVDEGQASHGPGDETFCGAYNNSGDETRALTLYMKSHTINAYMSYHSYSELLMWPWGWTATATPDAAIYSTIGNRMADMVNSQGGGTYGRGPIYTAIYPVSGSSIEWCYSWNHWVNGVSNLSYTTEVGTSFYQPVGDLDNIVRQNFKALKYLAHYTDSIVLMCEGIVPAPIVHAGDTVPASFAITWQPKNTADNHPTRWELVELSNPSVVLDSLESGTSCWILNGFTLSTSQSHSATHSLFSGNTSDMNSAMYTAHPYIVQTNDSVTFWCYYNMENNYDVAVVEVSENTTEWSNLDTMRFTGTQTTWTRKAFSLTNWIGKSIYIRFRAMSDGGTNNGGFYVDDIRPVCLFANVTSISSSITDTLYSFPSHAIGEFYFYVRGDNAMWDWGDFSGLKKVVVIAAGMPATPTVTKPLDFGRLPDLNPTLTFTSTDPDGDQIRYRVMWDTDPTFASPESSTTANYASGAVVDFNFPSNLANGSTYWWKVKCTDPSGSGYWTQYTISRSLTVDTSLPAATCSWYQTTAAQFGFNTFSATMVQGDSVILVPSGAVIVDTLFEEHFISASMPAGWTVVNGNGDAYLWTVGTSTDLGSYTPPDFGSYYAYYSDDDAGSGNISNNEELLSPKWYVGGITAGLEIVYGYGFQVYETGEKYRLKFRKKTGSGAWTAWADQRV